Within Caproicibacterium argilliputei, the genomic segment CCTCGTAAAGATTGCTGGTGGTAATCTGGCCTTTGCTGTCAGTCATGGCCGTTTCCACAAGCGCGTCTTTTTTAAGGGTATCGGCAAAGGTGAAACTGATTTCACGGTGCATACCGTATTTATCGTCTACACTGTATGTCCGGTTGAGTGTGGTATTTCGGTTACTGCGAACGGTACTGTCAATGTCGCGGGCAGTAATGTCCTCAGCGGCATACACACCATAGACAGCGCCGGGCAGTGGCACATTGGTGTAGGTAAACTGCTTGCTTCCGTCACTGCCGGTCACGGCAGTTGCGCCGTCGCCGGTCTTGACGAGGGTTGCGTTGCCGAGAATCGGAGCATCCGCGAAGTTGACAACTAGCGTCTGATCGAGCGGGTCAACTGCGCCGTCCAGTGTAAAATGCACCGGCTTGTCAGTCAGGTAATAGCCCTCACCGACGTGCACCTCGTATACATCATAACCTGCGCTTCCCCATTCCAGCAGATCAGCGAGGTTTGCAGCGCCGCCCTTGTCGTTGCCGGTGACGTTGCCTTTTTCATCTGTTTTCCAAACGGTCGCTTTGTTAAGTGCGGCGGAAACGGTTTGATTATCTGTAACCCAGCACTTTCTTGTGCAGTCCCAAACTTTAAAGTAGAAATTGCTATACGGAACGATTTTGCCGGAAATGGAATCCGTTTTCTGGATGCGGACGTGCCGCGCGGTAACCTGATTTTCAATATACAAAGGTGCGGTCAGGTTATCCACCGTCTTGACTTCGGCGGTGGGATGCGCGGCTTCGTACTCGGACAGATGTGTGGAAAACGGGTCAGAGTTGTCAATTTCGTTCCAATAGCTCCACAAATCCTGATCGGTCATATCTTTATTAGCAATGACCGGGATGTCCGCACCGGCCATCATCACAATTTTGTTGCTAATGATGGTTGCCGCGAAGCTGGCAGCTTCCGCTGCCGTTGCCTTGCGTGCACCGGTTTTAGAGAGCACTGCTGCCGTGTTGAGCGTGCCAGTGTTGTCATACTGGCTGCCATCCGGCCCGAAATAATAATCTGCATTTGCAAGCGCCGCGTACTGCGTGCGGCACAGGTCGTAATCACTCAGCGTAAGAAAATCATTGTAGCTGTCTGCGTCATATGCGGCGTTGTTTACAACATCGCGCAGCACTTTGTCGGTATACAGATCCATGCGGGTTTTGCCGCCAACGGAGCCAGACAGCGGCGGGTTGTGCTCAATGCCAAGGCCGTTGTCGTTGCCAAGGCCGTCGCCGCCCCGCACGACTGTCCAGTCCTTGATAGTAGCATTCCAGTTTACCTGTGTATCCACCCACTGGAACACCGGTGCGGCCTTATCATAACCGGTAATGGGGTCGCGTTCCACTACAATGTACTGACCGTAGGGCAGCAGGCGGCTTGTCCATTCCCCGGTTTTGTCGGTGGTCTGTGTGTCCATCAAACCTTTTACATTATAAGGATTTGCAGCAATTTCAGCGGAGGTCATTTTGTGGCCGTCCTTTTTGCTGATACCGAAATTATAAAGCACCGAGGTATCGTTGTGCAGCGCGCCGGTTGGGTTCATTTGCGGCGTTGCGGAGAGCATATAAATGTCAAACACAATACCGGGTGCAGGAGTCTTGCCCTGGTTATCGTCGCCGTCCACATTGCCGTTGGGGTCTTTTTCGAGAAACTTGTAGCCGTGCAAATAACCAGATTTCACTTTATCGCAATTTGTAACAACGCCATCAGTGACGGTTGTGCCGGTCATGGAACTGGGGTTATCCAGCAGCGTGATCTGCGAGGAAGTCAGGTCGGCGTGATTGCCGTTGAACAGGCAAACAAACTCTTGGTACCAGCTGCCGTGATACTTTGCGTAATCATCGTTATCATAGAGCAAGTAGCCCTTCGGGGCATTGGTTTCAATGATGGCATATCTCACACCTTGCCGTAAAGGAGAACTGCTGGCACTGCCTGAATTGTCCGTGGTGAGCGTTTGTAAGATCTCACCGATAGGGCGGCCACTGTCGTCATGACCATCCACGCGGATGATTTGATATTTTGCACCTGCAAACGTGGAGTCGCCCTGCGGCTTGTTGCCGGTGGCGGGTTCCCATGTTCCACCCGCAACCAGCACACTGCCGGTGCCTTTGTCGCGTTTATGTACCGTAATCACGGACTTTTGCTGATAGTTATAGAGGTCTGTGCCGCTGACTGTGCAGCCGCCGTCATTGCTGTAAACGTAGTTGCTGGTGCGGCTTCCCGCCCAGGTGTACCCGCCCTGAGTGGTAGTGGTATTCGGTACCTCGTCCACATAGTTGATAACCGGGTCTTTGCCCGGCACGGTCACGGAGTAGGAACCATCAGACTGGCTGGTGGTGTACATATCATCCGTTACGTCCTTCATCGGCGGGTCGGTAACGGTCTGCCCGCCCGCGGTCATTGCAGCCAATGCTTCCGTGTCAATTACCTGATAAGTAACGTTGACATGGATTTGGCAGCCGCCAAGACCTGCCTCATCGTCAAACTCGCCGTACTTGTGACCGCCGATGGGAGTTTGTACATTCTGTGTATTCCTAACGACGATTTGTGTGGATGAGGCTTTGCCGTCCTTAACCACAAGCGCATAATAGCCGCTGTCGGCGTTGTATTCGGACGGCGGTGTGATCTCATGCACATAGTAGGTGCCATCTTTTTTGACGGTGAAGCCCGCAATACCATCATCACCGGAAATAGCGGTGTTGCTGTCGGTAATGCTGGTATCGGTGATCAGATTGTGGTCTGCATCGTACAAGCCAAATGTTGCGCCGGACAGGGCTTTGCCGGTGATGGCATCTACCTTTTTTACGGTTACGGGGCCGGGGGTCGGAGTTGTTGGGTCTGCTTTGAGTTTAAAATACAGTTTTTTCGGTGTTGCGGGTGCCTGTCCCAGCAGAACCTGGTAGCCGTTTGCAGTACCTTTGTACATAGTAAGCGCGCCTTTTCCATATGTGCTGATGCTGGAGTCACTGCGACGCTTCACTTCAAAAACTGCATTGCTAACTTTCTGCGTAATGGATTGATTATCTGTCTGCGGCATCGAAACATAAATGTGCGTGTCGTCTTTTTTAACAAATGTCAAAGGCAAGCCTTTGGCGTTTGCCTGATTCTGTAGGTCAGAAACAAACATATCATCAATTTCGGATTTGTAACCGACCATCGTTAATTCCAGTGTTTTATTGGAATTGTTTTTTGTCATGACGTTCTTACTTGCGGTATTGCCGCCGTTGGAAGACGTACTTGTAAAGCCGGTTTCCTTGTAGTAATACGCCAGTTGGGCACTTACCTTGTTGTAGCATGTTTTAATTTGCGATAGCAGACTGGCAGGAGCCGTGATTTCATTAATCATACTGGTCGCGTTGCCTTTAAGTTTACCCGCGCTGGTATTCCATTTACTTGGCTTCGCCATCATTTCCCACAAAAGCAGCTGGCGGGTATAAAAATAACATGGATAAATATCTGGGCCACCGCCATAGGTGGGGTCATAGCTGATGGCAAAGGCTCGGCCAATCAGTTCTCTCGTATTGGCATCCACCGTGTTCCAGTAACTATTGTCTACTTTATATGAAGCGCCCGTGTGCATCCTTGCACCCTTGTTCATACAAAACACGTAGTCACCGGATGCCCGCATGAACCAGATAGGTTCGCCTGCGTAGGTGCCGGAAGTAAACTTTAAACCGGTTTCCTCACAGGTCATGGACAAATTGCCAGACTTGCGCAGGCTGCCAATGGAACCCTCCTGCTGCACCCCGCCAGCAGCGTTTACGCTCAAGGCACTGCTGGCAGCAACAATAACAGACATTGCAGCCGCCAGGCAGCGCCGGAATATTTTTCGCATTTCGCTTGTTCCTCCAATTTTATTAATAGACGTCTTATCTGTTGTCATGGCCATGACAGCAAGAAAGCCGTCCGGCGGCGGTCTGATGAAAGGATGTATGCACATTTTTTTCCTGCTTTCGCTTGATGTATTTTCGTCATAAGAAAAGGCGCTCCCAAAAGGGAACGCCTTGCGTAAAGGCTGTGAATTTTTGTCACAGAATTAAAGCCCACCTCGGTTTACGCACCTGCAGGCGGGCATAAAGAACTGCCGCCAACGGCAAAAGCCAATGGCGGCAGCTTAAAAAGAAGATGTACTAAACTTGTAAGCTTATTTCAGGTAGATATACACGGTGTTCCAGTTCGCCAATTCCTTTTTGGTGCGGATTACGCGGCCATAATATTTGTAATCGTCATTTGTGTTTGCACCGGAAAGCGTTACGTCATCGCCATTCACATTTTCCACATACTCAAAGTGACCGAGATATGAGCCAATGCCTGGTTCAATGGCAATAGAATCTTTTTTGGGTTCCGTGCCAATCGTATAGCCAGCAGCTTTAATTTTATCGACTTCTTCTGTGGTTAAAGCTGCTGGAATCAAGCTACAAATGAAATTGTCAAGTGTTTTGCTGGTGATTTCTTTTGTCCTACCAATAACATAAGAGCTGCAGCCCATGTTCCCGCCATCCGTGGTAGCGTGTAAATTATAGAAGCCCTGATAATACTTGCTTGTAAACACTGGGTCAGGGTTGGTGTCATAGGTCAGGTTTGACTTAAAGGTGGGAATAATCTGCTCCGTGTTGTAGTCTAAGTTTGTGTTGTCAGGAACTGCATTGATACCGTATTCCGTAGCTTTATGTTTTTTAAGTTCTTCCACAAGGTCTTTTGCAGTAGCATCCAAAGCTTTTTCAACGTTTGCAGCGGAGTCAAAAGCGTTACCACTATACTGTTTAGCAGTTGGAGTTGTCCAAACGTTGGCGCTGTCCAAACTGGCATTGTGTGTGTAGCCCATATAGCTCATGTAATCAATGAGATACTGCTTTTTGCGGTTTGCAGCGAGCTGCCCATCCTCGTTATACCAACCATATTTATCTTGTACTTCGCCGCCATAATAATAGATAGGCGCACCATCTTTGTAATCATCTTTATGGTGCTGCACGCCAACTTTAATTTTACAGTGCCGCACAGCGCTCTGCCCAGGCAGGGTGGTGTAAACAGCAGACTCCTGCCCACAACTGCCAATAGCGCGGACTTTAAAATAATAGGTGTCGTTGCCGTTTTCCACCTTTTTAACCGTGTTTTCCGTGCGCAGTACCGCACCGTTGCCAGCTGCAATTTGCGGGTTCGAGTGGCTGCCAATCACGGTAAACTTAAAAGCGTAGGTGTTGCCTCTGTCAACGGTGAAATCCATCGTTGTATCGCTCTGGACGTGCGGGGCAGCCGCGAACGCTGCCGGGGCGGACACACCTGCTGTCAATACTGCTGCCATCAGTACAGATATGGCTTTTCTTGCTTTTTTCATAACTCTCGACTCCTTTTCTATGGTTAGATTGTGGCTAATAATGTTCGGTTTGTCAAATTTATTGTATATCCTTATTTTGGGAATGTCAACCGCTGTTTTACTGCGACAATTTGTCGGACTTATTTTTCTGTATGCGCTGTTCCAGCTCGTCCAACGACAAACCGAGGGCAGCGCAAATGTCTGCAATCGTCCGATAACTGGGGTTAGTGTTATCACCATTTTCAATCGCGTGTAGGGTGGAAACAGCGTGGCCACAGCGCCGCGCAAGTTCTGACAGCGATAAGTCTTGTTCTTCCCGTTCTTCCTTTATAACGTCTTTCAGCATAATATTTACATTCCTTTCGGTATGTGGTAGAGTGTTCGTAGATGAGGTATTCTCCGTCCTAACAAGAACCACTACCACAATGATACCTAGAATAATTACACTAAAAAGTAAAAATACTCCCGTCGTTACCCCGATGGTAACAAACTTTGTATAAAAGTCGGAAAACATTTCAATTATCATCCTTTTGTAGATTATTTATTTTTGAATATAAGAATGGAGTGATTATTGTGGAGACGATAAAGAAAGTGTTAAAATGGTGGAAAACTAATATGCGGTACATCGTAATTTCTGTCTTCATTCCTTTGCTGCTTATTGGAATATTCCCTTTTACAAATGGTGTAAGTATAGGATATGTAATAATTTACTCCATTTTAGCCTTATTAGTTTCATTTGAAATAAAATGTGACCTAGCAAAAAGCATCAGTAAATTTCGTACTTCAATACGCGGCTACCTATGGTTTGGGCTACAACTTTCTGGATTAGCAGTTTTAATATTCGGTATGCTTGCCTTTGAAAACCGTTCGTTTTATGAGAACATTGCTAATCTGAATCAGTATGTTGTTGATATGACTGGAAAATACCTAGATGGTTTTGGCGCTTTACTTGTTTCGGTAATTGTTGTCAGCATTGTATTGTTAGGAGTTTGGCTAGTATTAAGTTTATTTGCTGACGTAAAAATAGTTGTTTTGGTAAATGCGATTTTTACATTTGGAGTAAACTTAATACATCAAATTGTGAATTATATTTTTTCTTTTTTGCCCAATTCTTTTTTTGTTGGGCAAAGTTTTACAGATAAAGAAGCTGAGGTATTTACACAATACTGTCGTGGTATGTCTCCAAAGGGAATGCTTCTCTTAATCCTTAATACATTCTATATGCCGCTGTTTGTAATAGGTGGTATTATTACAATCGTTGGAGTTATAAAGGGCTATCGGCAAAGTCGTAGACAGAATGTTAACAGTTTTAGAGAAATAAAATCAAAAATATTGTAAGCACTTCACCTGCATCCAAATCAGCCACGCGCGCGCTTCATCCTCAATGTACCGACCGGAACGCAACCGGTCATTAATTACCCGCACCCAGTGTACATATTCTTGCTCATTCAGAGGAAGCTTTGCGGTAAGCTGCGGAGCTTCCGCCGTCAGCTGCTGCAGGTAAGCCGCCCGACCGTTGGGACTGTCCGGTGGTGCAGGTGCAGCAGTTTTATCTTTTCGCATTACTTTTTCCGCCAGATGTTGTTGCGGAAAAGCCCTTTGCCATGGTTGCGTAAAGTCCAGTCGGCCATAATAAATCCGGCAATCATCACCAGATAGCCGAGAACACAATACAAGGATAGCCAAAGTCCTACCAGCAGAAGCACGGCACCGGCAATCACAGTTGCCCGTGCCGTGCTTTTTTGACGCTTTCGGATATAGTCCGGGTCAAAATTTCTCATCATGAAT encodes:
- a CDS encoding SpaA isopeptide-forming pilin-related protein, yielding MRKIFRRCLAAAMSVIVAASSALSVNAAGGVQQEGSIGSLRKSGNLSMTCEETGLKFTSGTYAGEPIWFMRASGDYVFCMNKGARMHTGASYKVDNSYWNTVDANTRELIGRAFAISYDPTYGGGPDIYPCYFYTRQLLLWEMMAKPSKWNTSAGKLKGNATSMINEITAPASLLSQIKTCYNKVSAQLAYYYKETGFTSTSSNGGNTASKNVMTKNNSNKTLELTMVGYKSEIDDMFVSDLQNQANAKGLPLTFVKKDDTHIYVSMPQTDNQSITQKVSNAVFEVKRRSDSSISTYGKGALTMYKGTANGYQVLLGQAPATPKKLYFKLKADPTTPTPGPVTVKKVDAITGKALSGATFGLYDADHNLITDTSITDSNTAISGDDGIAGFTVKKDGTYYVHEITPPSEYNADSGYYALVVKDGKASSTQIVVRNTQNVQTPIGGHKYGEFDDEAGLGGCQIHVNVTYQVIDTEALAAMTAGGQTVTDPPMKDVTDDMYTTSQSDGSYSVTVPGKDPVINYVDEVPNTTTTQGGYTWAGSRTSNYVYSNDGGCTVSGTDLYNYQQKSVITVHKRDKGTGSVLVAGGTWEPATGNKPQGDSTFAGAKYQIIRVDGHDDSGRPIGEILQTLTTDNSGSASSSPLRQGVRYAIIETNAPKGYLLYDNDDYAKYHGSWYQEFVCLFNGNHADLTSSQITLLDNPSSMTGTTVTDGVVTNCDKVKSGYLHGYKFLEKDPNGNVDGDDNQGKTPAPGIVFDIYMLSATPQMNPTGALHNDTSVLYNFGISKKDGHKMTSAEIAANPYNVKGLMDTQTTDKTGEWTSRLLPYGQYIVVERDPITGYDKAAPVFQWVDTQVNWNATIKDWTVVRGGDGLGNDNGLGIEHNPPLSGSVGGKTRMDLYTDKVLRDVVNNAAYDADSYNDFLTLSDYDLCRTQYAALANADYYFGPDGSQYDNTGTLNTAAVLSKTGARKATAAEAASFAATIISNKIVMMAGADIPVIANKDMTDQDLWSYWNEIDNSDPFSTHLSEYEAAHPTAEVKTVDNLTAPLYIENQVTARHVRIQKTDSISGKIVPYSNFYFKVWDCTRKCWVTDNQTVSAALNKATVWKTDEKGNVTGNDKGGAANLADLLEWGSAGYDVYEVHVGEGYYLTDKPVHFTLDGAVDPLDQTLVVNFADAPILGNATLVKTGDGATAVTGSDGSKQFTYTNVPLPGAVYGVYAAEDITARDIDSTVRSNRNTTLNRTYSVDDKYGMHREISFTFADTLKKDALVETAMTDSKGQITTSNLYEGKYYFKELYSPVGYTLSDDRVAFEIKDTHNAAFDLNDTKLNPQEPHYIGSNTQNNSSDKTITKENLDYTAEEKRLADIKTGIATSDPLAPLEHVDCAANDTRQQAHINLLKRFVELPIAKNLDYTGATVAIKAAQNIPAVKDKDGKEVLPAAKLGDTIQTIVLKKGDNAQKVATKLLAVGGKYTATMTVTPEPDKIDLRMTTPYTFIVELPKQDDKDKTGTGSASKETEKPVVLSQTLDLTTNFLYKWNTANEQKHLKTTPDKALKDCVFGLYAAEDLTSAKDGSVIAKKDTLLSKFSFDENGKATNITYDKNGKPTGLSIDIPVGDFYVKELKTADGYTLNSEKYDLLFYPCGVGTDVNGAPDQKHSQTIEVTTTKTPLLNRPYDVPEPTPPYYPPTGPSTGDFTLTKIDKLTGSFLPGAEISLKDSTGTMHTAKTDATGKLKFTSLPTGAASWWESKAPDGYTLDSTIHTIFIAAWQTIAAELADKPSTGSFDFTKTDIADDKPLPDCVIEIKNAKTGKVVFTGKTDNTGKLVIKDIPVGDYTYQEVSAPPKYKLDTKAYPFSIKTDGQVVKAAMKDQILTGTFTFTKTDFVTAKALPNTEISIKDASTGKVVFSGKTDKDGKLVITLPVGKYTYQEVKAPANYTIDKKAYPFEIKADGEIVKAVMKDQLQTGTLEIVKTMDGVTDGQLDGIQFRVTGTAANGQKYDKTFATDSHGMIEIKGLPVGTYTIHELAGAKNKGYVLAADKTVSVKANLVASVKINNQKVKTAVTQQKPSVPAAPKTGQDSTLPYLVSFVLLGAADAMILITRKRSKSNTK
- a CDS encoding helix-turn-helix domain-containing protein translates to MLKDVIKEEREEQDLSLSELARRCGHAVSTLHAIENGDNTNPSYRTIADICAALGLSLDELEQRIQKNKSDKLSQ